The Vitis riparia cultivar Riparia Gloire de Montpellier isolate 1030 chromosome 3, EGFV_Vit.rip_1.0, whole genome shotgun sequence genome includes a region encoding these proteins:
- the LOC117910904 gene encoding HVA22-like protein i isoform X1: MGFMNVLKFSAACFDLLGWPLFALGYPLCASIRAIETNSISDFRKLVAYWVLFSLISLFDHAFAKLLEWVPFWPYIKLMVICWLVIPQFDGSYYVYQHLVQPCLSMDPQAVMNWLFNESKKKFHSRENFLVSADRYIKENGPEALEKLLARKLRSAKPNVEVKKIKAPAAPEKKGEQWKCEEPNVAQKEIQVVKVTEIKNGGDGAKRCEWPNAAKKEVKVTEVTQRTFGGTAQWVKRTEINLGETRSNTTCAVEIKERAAALVAAEIEACRDDRTPKIPLHEKVQKEWACAVCQVTTQSEATFNSHLQGKRHQATSEQLRAKNQATKTNCSPSASMAKKSDQSTKEEQPKCTSNNLNSKNNGISAASTVKKPDDTKDDEQQKSASSNEPNQKNNKKQEVQTNEQGHQKNLKQTGDGMKELRLCCNICNVSCTSELDMASHLNGWRHFNMIKEPSELWCSNCNVRCNSEADMASHRNGRRHLKQLKERSGL; this comes from the exons ATGGGTTTTATGAATGTTCTCAAGTTCTCAGCTGCATGCTTTGATCTTCTTGGCTG GCCTCTATTTGCACTGGGTTATCCTCT ATGTGCTTCAATTCGGGCAATTGAGACTAACTCAATCTCAGACTTTCGGAAGTTGGTGGCGTATTGGGTTCTATTTTCCTTGATTTCACTCTTTGATCATGCTTTTGCCAAGCTCCTTGAATG GGTACCATTCTGGCCTTACATAAAGCTGATGGTCATCTGCTGGCTGGTGATACCGCAGTTTGATGGTTCATATTATGTCTATCAACACCTAGTTCAGCCATGCTTGTCCATGGATCCACAAGCTGTCATGAACTGGCTCTTCAATGAATCAAAAAAGAAGTTTCATAGCAGAGAAAACTTTCTTGTTTCAGCAGACCGATATATTAAGGAGAATGGACCTGAAGCATTGGAGAAACTACTTGCTAGGAAG TTGAGGAGCGCAAAGCCTAATGTTGAAGTGAAAAAGATCAAAGCACCTGCAGCACCGGAGAAAAAAGGGGAACAG TGGAAGTGTGAAGAGCCTAATGTTGCTCAAAAGGAGATCCAAGTTGTCAAAGTAACAGAGATAAAAAATGGGGGGGATGGAGCAAAGAGG TGTGAATGGCCTAATGCTGCTAAGAAGGAGGTCAAAGTGACAGAAGTAACACAGAGAACATTTGGTGGTACAGCACAGTGG GTTAAACGAACAGAGATAAATCTTGGTGAAACTAGAAGTAATACAACCTGTGCTGTGGAGATAAAAGAAAGGGCAGCGGCACTGGTGGCTGCAGAAATTGAGGCATGTAGAGACGATAGAACCCCCAAGATACCTCTTCATGAGAAAGTCCAGAAAGAGTGGGCTTGTGCTGTATGCCAGGTCACAACCCAAAGTGAAGCGACTTTCAATTCCCACCTTCAAGGGAAGAGACATCAGGCCACTTCTGAGCAGCTGAGAGCCAAAAACCAGGCAACCAAAACCAATTGTTCCCCATCTGCTTCAATGGCCAAGAAATCTGATCAGTCCACCAAAGAGGAGCAACCGAAGTGTACTTCCAACAATCTGAATTCCAAAAACAATGGAATCTCAGCTGCTTCAACAGTGAAGAAACCTGATGACACCAAAGATGATGAGCAACAAAAGTCTGCATCTAGCAATGAACCGAACCAGAAGAATAACAAAAAGCAAGAGGTACAGACCAATGAGCAAGGCCATCAGAAGAACTTAAAGCAAACTGGCGATGGAATGAAAGAGTTGAGATTATGCTGCAATATCTGTAATGTAAGCTGCACAAGTGAGCTAGACATGGCCTctcatctcaatggatggaggcACTTTAATATGATAAAGGAGCCATCTGAATTATGGTGCAGTAACTGCAATGTAAGGTGCAACAGTGAGGCTGACATGGCCTCTCACCGAAATGGGAGGAGGCACTTGAAGCAGCTGAAGGAACGATCGGGATTATAG
- the LOC117910904 gene encoding uncharacterized protein LOC117910904 isoform X2, translated as MVICWLVIPQFDGSYYVYQHLVQPCLSMDPQAVMNWLFNESKKKFHSRENFLVSADRYIKENGPEALEKLLARKLRSAKPNVEVKKIKAPAAPEKKGEQWKCEEPNVAQKEIQVVKVTEIKNGGDGAKRCEWPNAAKKEVKVTEVTQRTFGGTAQWVKRTEINLGETRSNTTCAVEIKERAAALVAAEIEACRDDRTPKIPLHEKVQKEWACAVCQVTTQSEATFNSHLQGKRHQATSEQLRAKNQATKTNCSPSASMAKKSDQSTKEEQPKCTSNNLNSKNNGISAASTVKKPDDTKDDEQQKSASSNEPNQKNNKKQEVQTNEQGHQKNLKQTGDGMKELRLCCNICNVSCTSELDMASHLNGWRHFNMIKEPSELWCSNCNVRCNSEADMASHRNGRRHLKQLKERSGL; from the exons ATGGTCATCTGCTGGCTGGTGATACCGCAGTTTGATGGTTCATATTATGTCTATCAACACCTAGTTCAGCCATGCTTGTCCATGGATCCACAAGCTGTCATGAACTGGCTCTTCAATGAATCAAAAAAGAAGTTTCATAGCAGAGAAAACTTTCTTGTTTCAGCAGACCGATATATTAAGGAGAATGGACCTGAAGCATTGGAGAAACTACTTGCTAGGAAG TTGAGGAGCGCAAAGCCTAATGTTGAAGTGAAAAAGATCAAAGCACCTGCAGCACCGGAGAAAAAAGGGGAACAG TGGAAGTGTGAAGAGCCTAATGTTGCTCAAAAGGAGATCCAAGTTGTCAAAGTAACAGAGATAAAAAATGGGGGGGATGGAGCAAAGAGG TGTGAATGGCCTAATGCTGCTAAGAAGGAGGTCAAAGTGACAGAAGTAACACAGAGAACATTTGGTGGTACAGCACAGTGG GTTAAACGAACAGAGATAAATCTTGGTGAAACTAGAAGTAATACAACCTGTGCTGTGGAGATAAAAGAAAGGGCAGCGGCACTGGTGGCTGCAGAAATTGAGGCATGTAGAGACGATAGAACCCCCAAGATACCTCTTCATGAGAAAGTCCAGAAAGAGTGGGCTTGTGCTGTATGCCAGGTCACAACCCAAAGTGAAGCGACTTTCAATTCCCACCTTCAAGGGAAGAGACATCAGGCCACTTCTGAGCAGCTGAGAGCCAAAAACCAGGCAACCAAAACCAATTGTTCCCCATCTGCTTCAATGGCCAAGAAATCTGATCAGTCCACCAAAGAGGAGCAACCGAAGTGTACTTCCAACAATCTGAATTCCAAAAACAATGGAATCTCAGCTGCTTCAACAGTGAAGAAACCTGATGACACCAAAGATGATGAGCAACAAAAGTCTGCATCTAGCAATGAACCGAACCAGAAGAATAACAAAAAGCAAGAGGTACAGACCAATGAGCAAGGCCATCAGAAGAACTTAAAGCAAACTGGCGATGGAATGAAAGAGTTGAGATTATGCTGCAATATCTGTAATGTAAGCTGCACAAGTGAGCTAGACATGGCCTctcatctcaatggatggaggcACTTTAATATGATAAAGGAGCCATCTGAATTATGGTGCAGTAACTGCAATGTAAGGTGCAACAGTGAGGCTGACATGGCCTCTCACCGAAATGGGAGGAGGCACTTGAAGCAGCTGAAGGAACGATCGGGATTATAG